One segment of Bacillus alkalisoli DNA contains the following:
- the xerC gene encoding tyrosine recombinase XerC — METLSNALLSFLEYLKIERNYSPNTIEHYERDIHSFFLFMKEEGVTSLESITFIEARAYLTKLHKFKYARRTVARKISSLRSFFKFLQKENKIVEDPFSLISIPKQTKQLPRFLYQEEMEKLFLVSDTSTPLGQRNQAILELLYATGIRVSECCDSKLEDVDFHLETILVTGKGRKQRYVPFGSFASDALKLYIEKGRDELLKKKSEPNSIRHLFLNFRGQPLSTRGVRNILNSIVKEVSSTMKITPHMLRHTFATHMLNEGADLRVVQELLGHASLSSTQVYTHVTKDHLRNTYLQYHPRSKG; from the coding sequence ATGGAAACTTTGTCAAACGCATTACTTTCTTTTCTTGAATATTTAAAAATTGAACGAAACTATTCACCCAATACGATTGAACATTATGAAAGAGACATCCATAGCTTTTTTCTTTTTATGAAAGAAGAGGGTGTTACATCTTTAGAATCGATTACTTTTATTGAAGCTAGAGCATATTTAACGAAGCTCCATAAATTTAAATATGCAAGAAGAACTGTTGCAAGAAAAATTTCTAGTCTAAGAAGTTTCTTTAAGTTTTTACAAAAAGAAAATAAAATTGTAGAAGATCCTTTTAGTCTAATTTCCATCCCGAAACAAACAAAACAACTTCCTAGATTTCTTTATCAGGAAGAGATGGAAAAGCTATTTTTAGTATCCGATACTAGTACACCTCTCGGACAACGGAATCAAGCGATATTAGAGTTATTATATGCAACAGGAATACGTGTTAGCGAGTGTTGTGATAGTAAGCTAGAGGATGTAGATTTTCACTTAGAAACAATTCTAGTTACAGGTAAGGGTAGAAAACAACGTTATGTTCCTTTTGGTAGTTTTGCCTCTGATGCTTTAAAATTATATATTGAAAAAGGTAGAGATGAGTTGCTGAAAAAAAAGTCTGAACCAAACAGTATTAGACATCTCTTTTTGAACTTCCGTGGGCAACCTTTATCAACGCGAGGTGTGCGAAATATTTTGAACTCAATAGTGAAAGAAGTCAGCTCTACGATGAAAATTACCCCACACATGTTACGTCATACTTTTGCAACACACATGTTGAATGAAGGTGCGGATTTAAGGGTTGTACAAGAACTTTTAGGTCACGCAAGCTTGTCTTCTACTCAAGTATATACACATGTTACGAAAGATCATCTTCGAAATACATATTTGCAATATCATCCTCGCTCTAAAGGGTGA
- the sucD gene encoding succinate--CoA ligase subunit alpha, which produces MSVFINKDTKVIVQGITGSTALFHTKQMLEYGTNIVGGVTPGKGGTEVEGVPVFNTVDEAVKATGANASVIYVPAPFAADAILEAVDAELDLAICITEHIPVMDMVKVKRYMEGKKTRLVGPNCPGVITPGECKIGIMPGYIHTKGHVGVVSRSGTLTYEAVHQLSEAGIGQSTAVGIGGDPVNGTDFIDVLKAFNEDPETYAVIMIGEIGGTAEEEAALWVKENMTKPVVGFIGGRTAPPGKRMGHAGAIISGGKGTADEKIRVMNECGIEVADTPSVMGETLIKVITEQGILEKCKTH; this is translated from the coding sequence ATGAGCGTATTTATTAATAAAGACACAAAAGTTATCGTACAAGGTATTACAGGTTCAACTGCTTTGTTCCATACAAAACAAATGCTTGAGTATGGTACAAACATCGTTGGTGGAGTTACGCCTGGTAAAGGTGGTACAGAAGTAGAAGGTGTTCCGGTATTCAACACAGTTGATGAGGCTGTTAAAGCTACTGGTGCAAATGCATCTGTTATCTACGTTCCAGCACCATTCGCAGCAGATGCAATTTTAGAAGCAGTTGATGCTGAACTTGACCTAGCAATCTGTATTACAGAACATATTCCAGTAATGGATATGGTAAAAGTAAAACGTTACATGGAAGGCAAAAAGACTCGTTTAGTTGGTCCTAACTGCCCAGGTGTAATTACTCCAGGTGAATGTAAAATTGGTATCATGCCAGGATATATTCATACAAAAGGTCATGTAGGAGTTGTTTCTCGTTCTGGAACACTTACATATGAAGCTGTACACCAACTATCAGAAGCTGGTATTGGCCAATCTACAGCTGTAGGTATCGGTGGAGACCCAGTTAACGGTACAGACTTCATTGACGTTTTAAAAGCATTTAATGAAGACCCTGAGACTTATGCAGTAATCATGATTGGTGAAATCGGTGGAACTGCAGAAGAAGAAGCGGCTCTTTGGGTAAAAGAAAACATGACTAAGCCTGTTGTAGGATTTATCGGCGGACGTACAGCCCCTCCAGGAAAGCGCATGGGCCATGCTGGTGCGATTATTTCTGGTGGTAAAGGTACAGCTGATGAGAAGATTCGTGTGATGAACGAGTGTGGTATCGAAGTAGCAGATACTCCATCTGTTATGGGAGAGACACTAATTAAAGTTATCACAGAGCAAGGCATACTAGAAAAGTGTAAAACTCACTAA
- the topA gene encoding type I DNA topoisomerase — MSDYLVIVESPAKAKTIEKYLGKKYKVKASMGHIRDLPKSQMGVDVTNNFDPKYITIRGKGPVLKELKTAAKKAKKIYLAADPDREGEAIAWHLAHSLGIDTASDCRVVFNEITKDAIKESFKHPRPIDMDVVDAQQARRVLDRLVGYNISPLLWKKVKKGLSAGRVQSVAVRLVIEREKEINAFIPEEYWTIKGSFLTKDKKELDASFYGLNGKRVELKSEEEVNSIINKLNDNSFEINSVTKKERKRNPALPFITSSLQQEAARKLNFRAKKTMMLAQQLYEGIELGKQGTVGLITYMRTDSTRISDTAKLEAAQYIEDTYGKEYLSNAPKKETKNAKAQDAHEAIRPTATMNDPQSLKQFLSRDQFRLYKLIWERFVASQMAPAILDTVSIDLSHDDVVFRATGSTVKFQGFMKVYVEGSDDATDEKEKILPPLEKGDNVFSKDIDPKQHFTQPPPRYTEARLVRELEELGIGRPSTYAPTLDTIQKRGYVALDNKRFIPTELGGIVFELVMEFFPEIIDVEFTANLETNLDNVEEGIVNWIDIIDGFYHEFEKRLEKAEQEMKEVEIKDEPAGEDCELCGNEMVFKMGRYGKFMACSNFPDCRNTKAIVKDIGVNCPKCEEGNVVERKSKKKRIFYGCDHFPTCDFLSWDKPLARKCPKCEALLVEKKLKKGMQVQCVECDYKEEVQQ; from the coding sequence ATGTCAGATTATTTAGTTATAGTAGAGTCGCCTGCAAAAGCAAAAACAATTGAAAAATATTTAGGGAAAAAATATAAAGTGAAAGCTTCAATGGGACATATACGTGATCTTCCTAAAAGTCAGATGGGAGTCGACGTTACAAACAATTTCGACCCGAAGTATATTACAATCCGTGGGAAAGGCCCAGTGTTGAAAGAATTAAAAACAGCTGCCAAAAAAGCTAAAAAAATCTATCTAGCGGCCGATCCGGATCGTGAAGGGGAAGCAATTGCATGGCATTTAGCTCATAGTTTAGGAATTGATACAGCATCCGATTGTCGTGTAGTGTTTAACGAAATTACAAAAGATGCTATAAAAGAATCTTTCAAACATCCAAGACCAATAGATATGGACGTTGTAGATGCTCAGCAAGCTCGCCGAGTACTTGATAGACTTGTTGGTTACAACATCAGTCCATTATTATGGAAAAAAGTAAAAAAAGGTTTAAGTGCGGGGCGTGTTCAATCAGTAGCTGTTAGGCTTGTAATTGAAAGAGAAAAAGAAATAAATGCTTTTATTCCGGAAGAATATTGGACAATAAAAGGATCATTCCTTACAAAAGATAAAAAAGAATTAGATGCAAGCTTTTATGGTTTGAACGGTAAGAGAGTGGAATTAAAATCAGAAGAAGAAGTTAATTCCATCATAAATAAATTAAATGACAATTCTTTCGAAATTAATAGCGTGACGAAAAAAGAAAGAAAACGTAATCCTGCACTACCATTCATCACATCTTCTTTACAGCAAGAAGCAGCTCGGAAATTAAATTTCCGAGCAAAAAAGACGATGATGTTAGCACAGCAATTATATGAAGGAATTGAGCTTGGAAAGCAAGGAACAGTTGGTTTAATTACTTATATGAGAACAGATTCTACTAGGATATCGGATACTGCTAAATTAGAAGCAGCACAATATATTGAAGATACGTATGGGAAAGAGTACTTAAGTAATGCACCAAAAAAAGAAACTAAAAATGCAAAAGCACAAGATGCTCATGAAGCAATTCGACCAACTGCAACCATGAATGATCCTCAATCGTTAAAGCAATTCCTAAGTAGAGATCAATTCCGTTTATATAAATTAATTTGGGAACGATTTGTTGCTAGTCAAATGGCACCTGCTATTTTAGATACAGTAAGTATCGATTTAAGTCACGATGATGTTGTTTTCCGAGCAACTGGTTCTACTGTTAAGTTTCAAGGATTTATGAAAGTATATGTGGAAGGAAGCGACGATGCAACAGATGAAAAAGAGAAAATTCTTCCTCCTTTAGAAAAAGGGGATAATGTTTTCTCAAAAGATATCGACCCTAAACAACATTTCACTCAACCACCTCCGAGATATACGGAAGCGAGACTAGTGAGAGAATTAGAAGAATTAGGAATTGGTAGACCTTCTACATATGCGCCAACTCTCGATACAATCCAAAAGAGAGGGTATGTAGCATTAGATAATAAGCGTTTCATTCCAACGGAACTTGGGGGAATTGTGTTTGAATTAGTTATGGAGTTCTTTCCAGAAATCATCGATGTAGAGTTTACGGCGAATCTAGAAACAAATCTAGATAATGTAGAAGAAGGAATAGTAAACTGGATTGACATAATTGATGGATTTTATCATGAGTTTGAAAAGAGATTAGAAAAAGCGGAACAAGAAATGAAAGAAGTAGAAATAAAAGATGAACCAGCTGGAGAAGATTGTGAGTTATGCGGAAATGAAATGGTATTCAAAATGGGTCGATACGGCAAATTTATGGCTTGTTCCAATTTCCCAGACTGCCGAAATACAAAAGCAATAGTAAAAGATATTGGCGTTAACTGTCCGAAGTGTGAAGAAGGAAATGTTGTAGAAAGAAAAAGTAAAAAGAAACGTATTTTTTACGGTTGCGATCATTTCCCTACTTGTGATTTCTTATCATGGGATAAACCTCTCGCTCGTAAATGTCCAAAGTGTGAAGCATTATTGGTAGAAAAGAAGTTGAAAAAAGGAATGCAAGTTCAGTGCGTAGAATGTGATTATAAAGAAGAAGTGCAGCAATAA
- the trmFO gene encoding FADH(2)-oxidizing methylenetetrahydrofolate--tRNA-(uracil(54)-C(5))-methyltransferase TrmFO codes for MTEKVVSVIGAGLAGSEAAWQLASRGIKVNLFEMRPVKQTPAHHTDKFAELVCSNSLRANTLTNAVGVLKEEMRMLNSVIIKSADESSVPAGGALAVDRHEFAGLVTQLVKEHPNVTVFTEEVESIPEGPTIIATGPLTSKALADDLRSLTGEEYLYFYDAAAPIIEKESINMDIVYLKSRYDKGEAAYLNCPMTEEQFDKFYEALIAAETVPLKDFEKEIFFEGCMPIEVMGSRGKRTMLFGPLKPVGLEDPRTGKRPYAVVQLRQDDAAGTLYNIVGFQTHLKWGPQKEVIQLIPGLENAEIVRYGVMHRNTFINSPNLLKATYQYKDRENLFFAGQMTGVEGYVESAASGLVAGINAARYVLGEEPVEFPHETAIGSMARYITTTNAKNFQPMNANFGLFPDLPKKIKSKQERNEAHANRALETIQNFVKSL; via the coding sequence ATGACTGAAAAAGTTGTAAGTGTAATAGGGGCGGGTCTTGCTGGTAGTGAAGCAGCTTGGCAACTTGCAAGCCGTGGAATAAAGGTTAACTTATTTGAAATGCGTCCAGTAAAACAAACTCCTGCCCATCATACGGATAAGTTTGCAGAGTTAGTATGTTCTAACTCCTTAAGAGCAAATACATTAACAAATGCTGTTGGTGTTTTAAAAGAAGAAATGAGAATGTTAAATTCAGTAATTATAAAATCTGCAGATGAGTCTTCGGTACCAGCAGGAGGAGCATTAGCAGTTGATCGCCATGAATTTGCTGGATTAGTAACACAGCTAGTGAAAGAACATCCGAATGTTACAGTTTTCACAGAAGAAGTGGAATCCATACCAGAAGGACCCACTATTATTGCAACAGGACCTTTAACATCGAAAGCACTAGCAGATGATCTACGTTCATTAACAGGTGAAGAATATTTGTACTTTTATGATGCTGCAGCACCAATCATTGAAAAAGAAAGTATAAACATGGATATTGTTTATTTAAAGTCAAGGTATGATAAAGGGGAAGCTGCATACTTAAATTGTCCAATGACAGAGGAACAGTTTGATAAATTTTACGAGGCCCTTATTGCTGCTGAAACCGTTCCATTAAAAGACTTTGAGAAGGAGATCTTCTTTGAAGGATGCATGCCTATTGAAGTAATGGGTAGTAGAGGTAAAAGAACGATGCTGTTTGGTCCTTTAAAGCCAGTAGGACTAGAGGACCCAAGAACAGGAAAGCGTCCATACGCCGTTGTGCAGTTACGACAAGATGATGCGGCTGGAACACTTTATAATATTGTTGGATTCCAGACACATTTAAAGTGGGGGCCACAAAAAGAAGTAATTCAGTTAATTCCAGGTTTAGAAAATGCAGAAATTGTACGTTATGGAGTTATGCATCGAAATACTTTTATAAATTCACCTAATTTATTAAAAGCAACATATCAATATAAAGATAGGGAAAATTTATTTTTTGCAGGACAGATGACAGGCGTAGAAGGCTATGTGGAGTCAGCTGCTTCTGGACTAGTTGCTGGTATAAATGCTGCGCGTTACGTATTAGGTGAAGAGCCAGTGGAATTTCCACATGAAACAGCTATAGGTAGTATGGCAAGATATATTACTACAACGAACGCTAAAAACTTCCAACCTATGAATGCTAATTTTGGATTATTCCCGGACTTACCGAAGAAAATTAAAAGTAAACAAGAAAGAAATGAAGCACACGCTAATCGAGCACTAGAAACAATTCAGAATTTTGTAAAAAGTTTGTAA
- a CDS encoding EscU/YscU/HrcU family type III secretion system export apparatus switch protein, whose amino-acid sequence MKKDPKFTQKKAVALYYDQQKDYAPIVTAKGKGLIAENIIQTAKDNGVPIQEDEALVQLLSEIELHDKIPESLYEVVAEILSFVYILNEEAKKE is encoded by the coding sequence ATGAAGAAAGATCCAAAATTCACTCAAAAAAAAGCAGTAGCACTATATTATGACCAACAAAAAGACTATGCCCCAATTGTAACAGCAAAAGGCAAAGGTCTCATTGCAGAAAATATAATCCAAACAGCAAAAGACAATGGAGTTCCTATTCAAGAGGATGAAGCTTTAGTTCAACTATTATCTGAAATTGAACTACACGACAAAATTCCGGAATCTTTATATGAAGTAGTGGCAGAAATACTTTCTTTTGTGTATATTTTAAACGAAGAGGCAAAGAAAGAGTAA
- the dprA gene encoding DNA-processing protein DprA, whose protein sequence is MDKWKQRLLHLHHCSSITRNILFKILRFDPDLKNIFNFSTNDLTHHLRITKSSAEKIYSQIRTVNIEKFLCNYNLEQIIPITFKDPLYPLLLKEIYDPPLVLYCKGDISLFHSKKVSIVGTRNPTMYANKALELILPSLIKEGFTIVSGLATGVDTNAHKLTIENNGKTIAILGSGLFNVYPKENIALANTIAREHLLVSEYTPYTPPQRWQFPFRNRIISGLSSGTVIVEAKERSGSLITAEQALEQGRDVFAIPGSIFSPTSIGTNLLIQQGAKLVMKAEDILEEI, encoded by the coding sequence ATGGATAAATGGAAACAACGTTTACTACATTTACATCATTGTTCATCCATCACAAGAAATATCCTTTTTAAAATTCTTCGGTTTGACCCCGATTTAAAAAACATTTTTAATTTTTCTACCAACGATCTCACTCACCATTTACGAATAACAAAGTCATCTGCAGAAAAAATATACTCTCAAATAAGAACTGTAAATATAGAAAAGTTTTTATGTAACTATAATCTAGAACAAATAATTCCAATTACATTTAAAGACCCTCTGTATCCACTACTCCTTAAAGAAATATATGATCCACCTCTTGTTTTGTATTGTAAAGGTGATATCTCGCTATTTCATTCGAAAAAAGTTAGTATAGTTGGTACTAGAAACCCGACCATGTATGCAAATAAAGCACTAGAATTAATCCTCCCATCATTAATAAAAGAAGGGTTTACGATTGTTAGTGGTTTGGCTACTGGAGTAGATACTAATGCACATAAATTAACGATAGAAAATAACGGAAAAACGATAGCTATTCTTGGTAGTGGTTTATTTAACGTTTATCCAAAAGAAAACATAGCTTTGGCAAATACAATCGCTCGGGAACATCTACTTGTCTCAGAATATACTCCATACACCCCTCCACAGAGATGGCAGTTTCCTTTTAGAAATAGAATAATTAGCGGACTTTCAAGTGGTACAGTTATTGTGGAAGCAAAAGAAAGAAGTGGCTCATTGATTACTGCAGAACAAGCTTTAGAACAAGGAAGAGATGTGTTTGCTATACCAGGATCAATCTTTTCCCCGACGTCAATTGGAACAAACTTATTAATTCAACAAGGAGCTAAGCTTGTAATGAAAGCTGAAGACATTCTGGAGGAAATTTAA
- the hslV gene encoding ATP-dependent protease subunit HslV has product MGSFHATTIFAVKHNGESAMSGDGQVTFGNAVVMKHTAKKVRKLFNGKVIAGFAGSVADAFTLFEMFEGKLEEYNGNLSRAAVELAKEWRSDKVLRRLEAMLIVMDSETLLLVSGTGEVIEPDDGILAIGSGGNYALAAGRALKRFAGEHMTAKEIAHAALTMAGEICVYTNDHIIVEEL; this is encoded by the coding sequence ATGGGTTCTTTTCATGCTACTACCATCTTTGCCGTTAAACATAATGGTGAGTCTGCGATGTCTGGTGATGGTCAAGTTACTTTTGGCAATGCAGTAGTAATGAAACATACTGCGAAAAAAGTCCGTAAGCTGTTTAATGGTAAAGTAATTGCTGGATTTGCCGGTTCTGTTGCAGATGCATTTACTCTATTCGAAATGTTTGAGGGAAAACTTGAGGAGTATAACGGTAATTTAAGTAGGGCTGCTGTTGAGCTTGCGAAAGAGTGGCGAAGTGACAAGGTTTTAAGAAGGCTAGAAGCGATGCTAATCGTTATGGATAGTGAGACATTGTTACTTGTCTCTGGTACTGGAGAAGTAATCGAACCTGATGATGGAATATTAGCCATCGGTTCAGGAGGTAATTATGCTCTTGCTGCTGGACGTGCATTAAAACGATTTGCAGGAGAACATATGACAGCAAAAGAAATTGCCCATGCAGCATTAACGATGGCTGGAGAAATATGTGTATATACAAACGACCACATTATTGTGGAAGAACTATAA
- the sucC gene encoding ADP-forming succinate--CoA ligase subunit beta, translating to MNIHEYQGKEILRKYGVAVPNGRVAFTVEEAVEAAKELGTEVCVVKAQIHAGGRGKAGGVKVATKGLEQVREYASEILGKTLVTHQTGPEGKEVKRLLIEEGCDIKKEYYIGLVLDRDSSKVVLMASEEGGTEIEEVAEATPEKIFKEYIDPVVGLTGFQARRIAFNINIPKELVGQAVKFMMSLYTAFVEKDCSIAEINPLVVTGDGKVMALDAKLNFDANALYRHKDILEYRDLDEEDAKEIEASKYDLSYISLNGNIGCMVNGAGLAMATMDIIKHYGGDPANFLDVGGGATAEKVTEAFKIILSDENVKGIFVNIFGGIMKCDIIATGVVEAAKQVELKVPLVVRLEGTNVELGKQILKDSGLNIVAAESMADGAQKIVAQVG from the coding sequence ATGAATATCCATGAATATCAAGGAAAAGAGATCCTCAGAAAATACGGGGTAGCTGTTCCGAATGGTCGCGTAGCATTCACTGTGGAAGAAGCAGTTGAAGCAGCAAAAGAATTAGGAACAGAAGTATGTGTGGTAAAAGCACAAATTCACGCAGGTGGTCGTGGAAAAGCTGGTGGCGTTAAAGTTGCTACAAAAGGCTTAGAACAAGTTCGTGAGTATGCGAGTGAAATTTTAGGTAAAACGTTAGTAACACATCAAACAGGTCCTGAAGGTAAAGAAGTTAAACGCTTACTTATCGAAGAGGGTTGCGATATTAAAAAAGAATACTACATCGGTTTAGTATTAGACCGTGATTCTTCAAAAGTTGTTTTAATGGCTTCTGAAGAAGGTGGAACGGAAATCGAAGAAGTTGCAGAAGCAACTCCAGAAAAAATCTTTAAAGAGTATATCGATCCTGTAGTAGGTTTAACAGGATTCCAAGCTCGTCGTATTGCTTTTAATATTAACATTCCAAAAGAGTTAGTAGGACAAGCTGTTAAGTTCATGATGAGCTTATACACTGCATTCGTAGAAAAAGATTGCTCTATCGCTGAAATTAACCCGTTAGTAGTTACTGGTGACGGAAAAGTAATGGCATTAGATGCAAAATTAAACTTTGATGCAAACGCATTATATCGTCATAAAGACATTTTAGAGTACCGTGATCTTGACGAAGAAGATGCAAAAGAAATTGAAGCTTCTAAGTACGACTTAAGTTATATCTCACTTAATGGAAACATCGGGTGTATGGTAAATGGTGCTGGTCTTGCTATGGCAACAATGGATATTATAAAACATTATGGTGGAGACCCTGCAAACTTCCTTGATGTTGGGGGCGGTGCTACTGCTGAGAAAGTAACAGAAGCATTCAAAATCATCCTTTCTGATGAAAATGTAAAAGGTATTTTTGTAAACATTTTCGGTGGAATTATGAAGTGTGACATTATTGCAACAGGTGTTGTAGAAGCTGCTAAACAAGTAGAGTTAAAAGTACCTTTAGTAGTACGTCTTGAAGGAACTAACGTTGAGTTAGGGAAGCAAATCCTTAAAGATTCTGGTCTAAACATCGTTGCTGCAGAATCTATGGCTGATGGCGCACAAAAAATCGTAGCACAAGTAGGATAA